One Spirochaeta africana DSM 8902 genomic window carries:
- the acpS gene encoding holo-ACP synthase, which produces MIIGIGMDLVESARMVPWLASGLTERFFHPDEAAACRARGPQAAQALAARFAAKEALGKALGTGLRGIRLQDIEVRSNEFGRPVFCLHGTAREAASRCSAVRIHLTLTHERTHAAAMVVIEGEPHEQ; this is translated from the coding sequence GTGATTATCGGGATAGGTATGGACCTGGTCGAGTCGGCCAGGATGGTACCCTGGCTTGCGTCGGGTCTGACAGAGCGGTTCTTTCACCCGGATGAGGCGGCTGCCTGTCGGGCACGCGGCCCCCAGGCAGCCCAGGCGCTGGCTGCGCGGTTTGCCGCCAAGGAGGCGCTGGGCAAGGCCCTGGGGACCGGTCTGCGGGGTATACGCCTACAGGATATCGAGGTACGATCCAATGAATTCGGTCGTCCGGTCTTCTGTCTGCATGGCACCGCCAGAGAGGCGGCCAGCAGGTGTTCGGCCGTTCGCATCCATCTGACCCTGACCCACGAGCGGACACATGCCGCGGCGATGGTGGTGATAGAGGGAGAACCGCATGAGCAATAA
- a CDS encoding CdaR family protein — MSNRVLDQIIHNWPAKILSIAAAFLLFFFTNLAQLEERFVTVPLEVQLDRDMAAVSSAPTTVRIGIRGEAGRVSTLREEEFSAFVDFRDMDEPGFARAPVQVSPAGTARGIDPLEIRVEPAEVGLELEYRQSRSVEVVPNIEDNPAPGYELRQSFLTPSAVEIEGPESRVAGIESVSTETVSLAGRRDDFNIRVRLERPDPFVSFPGGDTVDYRGIIEERVVLTTFEDIDITVIDLDTEFDLVNALPSGLIRVQGSQLEIEAVQQDQLRLEITASSITEPGRHELQVRPRVPSGLLTLRFEPQTVELVIERVEDES, encoded by the coding sequence TTGAGCAATAGGGTGCTGGATCAGATTATCCATAACTGGCCTGCCAAGATTCTCAGTATTGCCGCTGCCTTTCTGCTGTTCTTTTTTACCAACCTGGCACAGCTGGAGGAGCGATTTGTTACCGTTCCCCTGGAGGTGCAGCTTGATCGCGATATGGCAGCGGTTTCGTCGGCGCCGACCACCGTGCGGATCGGTATTCGCGGTGAGGCAGGGCGCGTCAGCACCCTGCGGGAAGAAGAATTCAGTGCGTTCGTGGATTTTCGGGACATGGACGAACCCGGATTTGCACGGGCACCGGTACAGGTAAGCCCAGCCGGCACTGCGCGGGGTATTGATCCCCTGGAGATCCGGGTGGAACCGGCTGAGGTCGGACTGGAGCTTGAGTACCGGCAGTCGCGCAGTGTGGAGGTGGTACCGAATATCGAGGATAATCCCGCTCCCGGCTATGAACTGCGGCAGTCGTTTCTTACCCCCTCTGCGGTGGAGATCGAAGGACCGGAAAGCCGGGTCGCCGGGATCGAATCGGTCTCTACCGAAACCGTTTCCCTGGCTGGTCGGCGCGATGATTTCAACATACGAGTGCGTCTGGAACGGCCGGACCCGTTTGTATCCTTTCCGGGCGGGGATACGGTGGACTATCGTGGCATCATCGAGGAGCGAGTGGTTCTGACAACCTTCGAGGACATAGACATTACCGTCATCGATCTGGATACGGAGTTTGATCTGGTAAATGCCCTGCCCTCGGGGTTGATCAGGGTGCAGGGGAGCCAGCTGGAGATAGAAGCGGTGCAGCAGGACCAGCTGCGTCTGGAGATCACCGCCAGCTCGATTACTGAGCCAGGGCGACATGAGCTGCAGGTCCGTCCCCGGGTCCCCTCCGGCTTGCTGACCCTGCGCTTCGAACCGCAGACAGTAGAGCTGGTTATCGAGCGGGTCGAGGATGAATCGTGA
- the truA gene encoding tRNA pseudouridine(38-40) synthase TruA, giving the protein MRNILLDIQYDGTDFCGWQIQVGQRTVQGELEKALERLHRHPVSLLTAGRTDSGVHAAGQAGNFRSDMDSIPPQKFASALNSMLPRDVRIRGSREVHADFHATHSALERRYRYAMYCARFADPLLDRYRLRLPGMPSLSRLNQMASLLVGTHDFASVASPKEDQTTVRTITSAAFYPDQSGLLFEIAGNGFLWKMVRTIVGTVLLLAEQPDAAVMFQRILAARDRGAAGKTAAPHGLSLYQVRYPAELLVPAGTRTLEGTP; this is encoded by the coding sequence ATGCGCAATATTCTGCTGGATATACAGTACGATGGCACCGATTTCTGCGGCTGGCAGATTCAGGTCGGGCAGCGCACCGTGCAGGGCGAGCTGGAGAAGGCCCTGGAACGGCTGCACCGTCACCCGGTAAGCCTGCTGACCGCCGGCCGGACCGATTCCGGGGTCCATGCGGCCGGACAGGCCGGGAACTTTCGCAGCGATATGGACTCGATCCCGCCGCAAAAGTTTGCCTCGGCCTTGAACAGCATGCTGCCGCGGGATGTGCGCATCCGCGGCAGCCGCGAGGTGCATGCTGATTTCCACGCGACGCATTCAGCGCTGGAACGCCGCTACCGCTATGCGATGTACTGCGCCCGGTTTGCCGATCCCTTGCTGGACAGATACCGGCTGCGCCTGCCGGGTATGCCTTCGCTGTCGCGACTGAATCAGATGGCATCACTACTGGTGGGGACCCATGACTTTGCCAGCGTGGCATCGCCCAAAGAGGATCAGACGACGGTGCGTACCATCACCAGTGCGGCCTTTTATCCGGACCAGAGCGGTCTGCTGTTCGAGATAGCCGGCAACGGCTTTCTCTGGAAGATGGTTCGCACCATCGTGGGCACGGTCCTGTTGCTTGCAGAGCAGCCCGATGCAGCCGTAATGTTTCAGCGGATTCTGGCGGCGCGGGACAGAGGGGCGGCCGGTAAGACCGCTGCACCCCACGGGCTGTCGTTGTATCAGGTCAGGTATCCCGCCGAGCTGCTGGTACCGGCCGGAACCCGGACACTGGAGGGAACACCATGA
- the mutM gene encoding bifunctional DNA-formamidopyrimidine glycosylase/DNA-(apurinic or apyrimidinic site) lyase yields the protein MPEMPEVHTTIQSLLQAGLAGRRIIGAEVEWPRTVGGDPQGFAGAVRGRRIDGLQRRGKYILLSLAEPAGWLVVHLRMSGRLLLTSDDSGPYIRARLQLDDRRWLCLYAPRRFARMEYRDTLVELLQRLGPEPLEPGFTPDVLAGILAGTRRALKTVLLDQQRIAGIGNIYADEALFEAGLHPQRPAASLQPPEIARLHAAIQSVLHRGIRNLGTSLGHGKANFSLPDGESGRNQEDIRVFRRTGLPCLNCGTPIERMIIGQRSTHYCPACQQYL from the coding sequence ATGCCGGAGATGCCCGAGGTTCATACCACTATCCAGTCACTGCTGCAGGCCGGTCTGGCCGGGCGGCGCATCATCGGTGCCGAGGTTGAATGGCCGCGTACCGTCGGCGGGGATCCGCAGGGATTTGCCGGGGCCGTCCGCGGGCGACGCATAGACGGCCTGCAGCGTCGGGGCAAGTATATCCTGCTCTCGCTGGCGGAACCGGCTGGCTGGCTGGTGGTGCATCTGCGCATGAGCGGCCGCCTGCTGCTGACCTCCGACGACTCCGGACCCTACATCCGCGCCCGGCTGCAGCTGGATGACCGCCGCTGGCTCTGCCTCTATGCCCCGCGCCGCTTTGCACGCATGGAGTATCGCGACACCCTGGTGGAGCTGCTGCAGCGCCTGGGCCCCGAGCCGCTGGAACCGGGGTTTACCCCCGATGTGCTGGCCGGGATCCTGGCCGGCACCCGGCGCGCACTGAAAACCGTGCTGCTGGACCAGCAGCGGATTGCCGGTATCGGCAACATCTACGCCGACGAGGCCCTGTTCGAGGCCGGGCTGCACCCGCAGCGCCCGGCTGCATCCCTGCAGCCGCCAGAGATCGCCAGGCTCCATGCCGCTATCCAGTCGGTTCTGCATCGGGGGATTCGCAACCTCGGTACCAGCCTGGGGCATGGCAAGGCAAATTTTTCCCTGCCGGATGGTGAGTCCGGCCGCAACCAGGAGGATATCCGGGTATTCCGGCGTACCGGGCTCCCCTGCCTGAACTGCGGTACCCCGATAGAACGGATGATAATCGGACAGCGCAGCACCCATTACTGCCCGGCCTGTCAGCAGTACTTGTGA
- a CDS encoding uracil-DNA glycosylase, giving the protein MTEAVWELLNDLEDYMKTGFRSEHPAAPTLADVQAAVRQLQQTGSPGRPGRSAARTDNGAATPAGPAAAGQAGASAGRARHAAGSAPEQRPVGRSDLPGGNAAGPGGLLEAVATEVASCTACALHAERNRTVPGIGSPEPLVCVIGEGPGADEDRMGLPFVGPSGQYLDKWLKAIGLSRHRNVFITNVVKCRPPANRNPAAEETAACDGYLQRQLDALQPPMLLVLGQVAAHSLLNTDTPLADLRGQLHRIKGIPAVVTWHPSAVLRNQDLRSEVWRDLQYMRDELMQLRSDYRPEIR; this is encoded by the coding sequence ATGACCGAGGCTGTATGGGAGCTGTTGAACGATCTGGAAGATTATATGAAAACCGGATTCCGCTCGGAACATCCGGCGGCCCCGACCCTGGCCGATGTGCAGGCGGCCGTCCGCCAGCTGCAGCAAACCGGCAGTCCGGGCCGACCAGGCCGATCGGCAGCCAGGACGGATAACGGTGCCGCCACTCCCGCCGGCCCCGCTGCTGCCGGACAGGCCGGCGCATCCGCGGGCAGGGCCCGTCACGCTGCCGGTTCTGCACCGGAACAGCGGCCTGTCGGGCGATCCGATCTGCCCGGTGGGAACGCAGCCGGCCCGGGCGGGCTGCTGGAGGCGGTAGCCACCGAGGTTGCCTCCTGTACTGCCTGTGCCCTGCATGCCGAGCGCAACCGGACCGTGCCGGGTATCGGCTCGCCGGAACCCCTGGTCTGTGTGATCGGCGAGGGCCCCGGTGCCGACGAGGACCGGATGGGGCTGCCGTTCGTCGGTCCCAGTGGACAGTATCTGGACAAATGGCTCAAGGCGATCGGGCTGTCGCGTCATCGCAACGTTTTTATCACCAACGTGGTGAAATGTCGCCCTCCGGCCAACCGCAACCCTGCAGCCGAGGAGACAGCTGCCTGTGACGGCTACCTGCAGCGCCAGCTCGATGCGCTGCAGCCGCCGATGCTGCTGGTGCTGGGGCAGGTGGCGGCGCACAGCCTGCTGAACACCGACACACCCCTGGCAGATTTGCGCGGACAGCTGCACCGGATCAAGGGTATCCCGGCGGTGGTCACCTGGCATCCCAGTGCAGTCCTGCGGAACCAGGATCTGCGCAGCGAGGTCTGGCGTGACCTGCAGTACATGCGCGATGAACTGATGCAGCTGCGCAGCGACTACCGCCCGGAGATCCGCTAA
- the priA gene encoding replication restart helicase PriA, whose protein sequence is MAGFVEVAFSLPLERTFTYSCDTTPQPGCRVIAPFGGRSLHGVAVATHHDAPQGYQVKPLERVLDEEPLLTPQLLELGRWMAGMYFASWGECLGTMIPNAKEERRVPSLGGGDPEPNPVPITPSAAQASAIRCITEGSSGGTAGRYFLYGVTGSGKTEVFLQSAEHILAQGRGIIYLVPEIALTHQVAEMLKSRFGDTAAILHSRMTPSQRLGEWRRIRRGEARMVIGARSAVFAPVQHLGLIILDEEHEGAYKAGDRPRYHARQIAMKRCSSEQATLIMGSATPSVEAKHLMDTGGLQALHLPERISGGGMPALEIVDMRREKESLSQQLRTEIQETLQSGRQVILFLNRRGFSHFFHCRSCGYEMHCPHCSVGLTLHKHRGRMVCHYCGYTTRPIDVCPACKSLDVGYSGFGTEHIEDEVRRHFPQASIDRLDTDSAGRKGVVERILGDFRSGKTDILLGTQMVAKGLNFPGLHLVGIVLADTGLHMPDFRAAERTFTLITQVAGRAGRYHPDGRVLIQTYQPDNPVIRQAAAGDVEGFYRTEIDVRRMTGFPPFSRMIRLVVRGKQEQSVRNAADELSARLHSGGRFPGECMGPSECPLGKIAGNYRMQILLRSRSGGDIHTRLSQVLPGFKLPRGLHLEIDVDPIQLL, encoded by the coding sequence ATGGCCGGCTTTGTCGAGGTCGCCTTCTCCCTGCCGCTGGAACGTACCTTTACCTACAGCTGCGATACCACCCCGCAACCCGGCTGCCGGGTTATTGCGCCGTTCGGCGGACGTTCGCTGCACGGGGTGGCGGTAGCGACTCACCACGACGCCCCGCAGGGCTATCAGGTAAAGCCCCTGGAACGGGTTCTGGATGAAGAGCCGCTGCTGACCCCCCAGCTGCTGGAACTGGGGCGCTGGATGGCCGGGATGTACTTTGCTTCCTGGGGCGAGTGCCTGGGAACCATGATCCCGAATGCCAAGGAAGAGCGGCGGGTGCCGTCACTGGGCGGCGGGGATCCCGAGCCGAATCCGGTACCGATTACCCCGTCGGCCGCACAGGCCTCTGCTATCCGCTGTATTACCGAGGGCAGTTCCGGCGGGACCGCCGGGCGCTACTTCCTGTACGGAGTAACTGGCAGCGGCAAGACCGAGGTGTTCCTGCAGTCGGCCGAGCACATCCTGGCGCAGGGCAGAGGGATCATCTATCTGGTTCCCGAGATTGCCCTGACCCATCAGGTGGCTGAGATGCTTAAAAGCCGGTTTGGCGATACTGCTGCAATCCTCCACTCGCGTATGACCCCGTCGCAGCGGCTGGGGGAGTGGCGGCGCATTCGCCGCGGCGAGGCCCGCATGGTGATTGGCGCCCGCAGTGCGGTGTTTGCCCCGGTGCAGCACCTTGGCCTGATCATCCTTGACGAGGAGCACGAAGGAGCCTACAAGGCCGGCGATCGCCCGCGCTATCATGCCCGCCAGATTGCCATGAAACGCTGCTCCAGTGAACAGGCAACCCTGATCATGGGCAGCGCCACCCCGTCGGTTGAGGCCAAGCACCTTATGGATACCGGCGGGCTGCAGGCCTTGCATCTGCCGGAACGGATCTCCGGCGGGGGCATGCCGGCCCTGGAAATCGTGGATATGCGGCGCGAGAAGGAATCCCTGTCGCAGCAGCTGCGTACCGAGATACAGGAAACCCTGCAGTCGGGGCGTCAGGTGATACTGTTCCTGAATCGCCGCGGTTTTTCCCATTTCTTTCATTGCCGCAGCTGCGGCTACGAGATGCACTGCCCGCACTGCTCGGTCGGGCTGACCCTGCACAAGCATCGTGGCCGGATGGTGTGCCACTACTGCGGTTACACCACCCGCCCGATCGACGTCTGCCCCGCGTGTAAATCACTGGATGTCGGCTACTCCGGGTTTGGCACCGAACACATCGAGGACGAGGTGCGAAGACATTTTCCCCAGGCCAGTATTGATCGACTGGATACCGACAGTGCCGGTCGCAAGGGGGTGGTGGAGCGCATTCTGGGGGATTTTCGCAGCGGCAAGACCGATATCCTGCTGGGTACCCAGATGGTAGCCAAGGGGCTGAACTTTCCCGGTCTGCATCTGGTCGGGATTGTGCTGGCAGATACCGGGCTGCACATGCCCGACTTCCGGGCTGCCGAGCGTACCTTTACCCTGATTACCCAGGTTGCCGGGCGTGCCGGGCGGTATCACCCGGACGGCCGGGTGCTTATCCAGACCTACCAGCCGGACAACCCGGTAATCCGGCAGGCTGCTGCCGGGGATGTGGAAGGTTTTTACCGTACCGAGATCGATGTACGACGGATGACCGGGTTTCCGCCATTCTCCCGGATGATTCGCCTGGTGGTACGTGGCAAACAGGAACAGAGCGTGCGGAACGCCGCCGACGAGCTCAGTGCCCGCCTGCACAGCGGCGGCCGCTTTCCCGGTGAGTGCATGGGGCCGAGTGAATGCCCGCTGGGCAAGATTGCCGGCAACTACCGGATGCAGATACTATTGCGCAGTCGCAGCGGCGGCGATATTCATACCCGGCTGAGCCAGGTCTTGCCCGGGTTCAAGCTGCCGCGCGGGCTGCATCTCGAGATTGATGTCGACCCGATTCAGCTGCTGTAG
- a CDS encoding PTS sugar transporter subunit IIA, giving the protein MSIAEFFAPERVVMLKRSTKQGAVNELVRALCASVPELDRAAVTTAIWDREQLFSTRIAPMIAVPHAQLPDLEGSYIAVGKSRRGIEYDARDEQRVHLVFLLIGSEDNHLKVLSELARLLQRQGLVQRLLTAAGRREMYQLLTEPAPREAGTGESRTATVVGEYAGQLAERVEARVVMVHGESANVGLLANLRRQGRSVVLVGTEDQGDQIDESLYDHHLLVPFKGLDRSNQVEITMLMALSKGLIHKGDKVVNVFGLTGSQLDTIVLSDVARDFKLFFSMPLQGQQDGLDQQVFMRAMQIMAELAQEGREGKAVGTLIVLGDYEHVKTHCQQMVINPFQGYDESERNILDPSLTETIKEFSRIDGAFVIRGDGVIMSAGTYLRINHAVTGLTPGLGARHTAAAGITMDCEALSICLSESTRQISLFRSGERIMVV; this is encoded by the coding sequence ATGTCGATCGCTGAATTTTTTGCACCAGAGCGTGTGGTGATGCTGAAGCGCAGTACCAAGCAGGGCGCCGTGAACGAGCTGGTGCGGGCACTGTGTGCCTCGGTACCGGAGCTGGATCGCGCAGCGGTAACTACCGCCATATGGGATCGCGAACAGCTGTTCTCCACCAGGATCGCCCCTATGATCGCGGTGCCGCATGCCCAGCTCCCGGATCTGGAGGGGAGTTATATTGCGGTCGGTAAAAGCCGTCGCGGAATCGAGTACGACGCCCGGGATGAGCAGCGGGTGCATCTGGTGTTCCTGCTGATCGGCTCCGAGGATAATCATCTGAAGGTCCTCAGCGAGCTCGCCCGTCTGCTGCAGCGGCAAGGTCTGGTGCAGCGGCTTTTGACCGCCGCCGGCCGACGCGAGATGTACCAGCTGCTGACCGAGCCGGCGCCGCGCGAAGCCGGCACCGGGGAGTCCCGTACCGCCACGGTGGTGGGGGAGTATGCCGGTCAGCTGGCCGAGCGTGTCGAGGCCCGAGTGGTAATGGTGCATGGTGAGAGTGCTAACGTCGGGTTGCTGGCCAATCTGCGGCGTCAGGGCCGCAGTGTAGTTCTGGTTGGAACCGAGGACCAGGGGGATCAAATCGACGAGAGTCTCTATGATCATCACCTGCTGGTACCCTTTAAAGGGCTGGATCGCTCCAACCAGGTCGAGATCACCATGCTGATGGCGCTGTCCAAGGGGCTGATCCACAAGGGCGACAAGGTAGTGAATGTATTCGGGCTTACCGGCAGCCAGCTGGACACCATTGTGCTCAGTGATGTGGCGCGGGACTTCAAGCTCTTCTTCTCGATGCCGCTGCAGGGACAGCAGGACGGGCTTGATCAACAGGTATTCATGCGCGCCATGCAGATCATGGCCGAGCTGGCCCAGGAGGGGCGCGAGGGCAAGGCGGTTGGCACCCTGATTGTACTGGGGGATTACGAGCACGTAAAAACCCACTGCCAGCAGATGGTAATCAACCCCTTCCAGGGCTACGACGAGAGCGAACGCAATATCCTGGACCCCAGCCTGACCGAAACCATCAAGGAGTTTTCCCGTATCGACGGAGCCTTTGTAATTCGCGGGGACGGGGTCATCATGTCGGCTGGCACCTATCTGCGTATAAACCATGCGGTAACCGGGCTGACACCCGGGCTGGGAGCCCGCCACACCGCCGCAGCCGGGATCACCATGGACTGCGAGGCCCTGTCGATCTGTCTCTCGGAATCAACCCGCCAGATCAGCCTGTTCCGCTCGGGCGAGCGGATTATGGTGGTGTAG
- a CDS encoding ATP-binding protein, with product MIQKLQLKSFGKFRDQRFALGRLTLFCGPNEAGKSTVFDALFDALCRPKATTVPGRRLQDRYGRDRQADLVWDGTPFAMSETDFLDVCSISALREPPRFGSGGSWMSTIKSRLFAGGINPDLVRERLEKLGDTRGSLRHMKELKELRQREQELRDELSRLERVREESLQGLQQARAAGERIGVLEETVAGLQRERAQAEDTVRQHELIRERAGLREALAAAVRRQEFGQRLQGLQLPDAAERERLTGLQQQVTRLEQQLAVLQGSLDERQQERERLQTALREQETAAVSAGARAAEAERLLIRLRDAGVGAHDTPGMAGNAHYETGGSLANPGATGTNPGSEADAAVAAGGAEKRAMDWRRWAATLGLGLAAGIGLALMVFGILAAGSPGLPLPGWLPDWLAGGLLASGWLAAVIGGTTAAAAFGLGLGLLLRARRAAGNRQRREAVLQELRRAAELSLQLDAAALTGEALVQALRRCSQEPERLRQQSALEQQRLTELEERLEAGTRQQQRDTAELDAARSALQQLLQGYRCESVQDLSRREAERHQLEERIAEEDRRLAESMRQLDLHDPQLLHSELSRRVNQLDEQILLDTPSEAGIRAARQRLQELQAQLRQSEEELARCRVDHQGYRTAYDSRFGSLPQEFLQVERELDRVRAQQQEIELNRQAAETAAEIVAELQADASEQLVQLGRQVAAWFGDIVQIDRGIRFTAFDDAGVAVEDAGGTSRPLEQLSSGTRDAFYLAARLALIAESHLEPGLVVLDDPCVTMDPERTRQAMQLLARFLADTDHQVVFLSKDPETAGYVRAALPKQLLNNGYREHQLQR from the coding sequence ATGATACAAAAATTACAGCTGAAATCTTTTGGAAAGTTTCGTGATCAGAGGTTTGCGCTGGGGCGGCTGACGCTGTTTTGCGGGCCGAACGAGGCGGGCAAGTCGACGGTGTTCGACGCGCTGTTCGATGCCCTGTGCCGGCCGAAGGCGACGACGGTACCAGGGCGGCGGCTGCAGGATCGCTATGGCAGGGATCGGCAGGCCGATCTGGTGTGGGATGGCACGCCGTTTGCCATGAGCGAGACCGACTTTCTGGATGTGTGCTCGATCTCGGCACTGCGTGAGCCGCCGCGGTTCGGCAGCGGCGGGAGCTGGATGAGCACGATCAAGAGCCGGCTGTTTGCGGGCGGGATCAATCCGGACCTGGTGCGCGAGCGTCTGGAGAAGCTGGGCGATACCCGGGGCAGCTTGCGCCATATGAAGGAGCTCAAGGAGCTGCGCCAGCGCGAACAGGAGCTGCGCGATGAGCTGTCGCGGCTGGAGCGGGTACGCGAAGAGAGCCTGCAGGGATTGCAGCAGGCCAGGGCGGCCGGGGAGCGGATCGGCGTCCTGGAAGAAACGGTGGCCGGGCTGCAGCGTGAGCGTGCCCAGGCCGAGGATACGGTGCGACAGCACGAGCTTATCCGTGAACGGGCCGGGCTGCGCGAGGCGCTGGCAGCGGCAGTGCGGCGGCAGGAGTTCGGGCAGCGGCTGCAGGGGTTGCAGCTGCCGGATGCCGCAGAGCGCGAACGGCTGACGGGGCTGCAGCAGCAGGTGACCCGACTGGAGCAGCAGCTGGCGGTGCTGCAGGGCAGCCTGGATGAGCGACAGCAGGAGCGTGAGCGGCTGCAGACCGCCCTGCGTGAGCAGGAGACCGCGGCGGTATCGGCAGGGGCGCGTGCGGCCGAGGCCGAGCGGCTGCTGATCCGGCTGCGCGATGCCGGGGTCGGCGCCCATGATACCCCTGGCATGGCCGGTAACGCACATTATGAGACCGGTGGCTCGCTGGCGAATCCTGGTGCCACGGGTACGAATCCGGGCAGCGAGGCCGATGCTGCGGTTGCGGCCGGCGGGGCCGAGAAACGGGCGATGGACTGGCGGCGGTGGGCCGCGACCCTCGGGCTGGGTCTGGCTGCCGGGATCGGACTGGCGCTGATGGTGTTCGGGATTCTTGCTGCCGGCAGCCCGGGGCTGCCGCTGCCTGGCTGGCTGCCCGACTGGCTTGCCGGTGGTTTGCTTGCCAGCGGCTGGCTGGCGGCCGTAATTGGCGGTACAACCGCTGCTGCCGCTTTCGGGCTGGGCCTGGGACTGCTGCTGCGTGCCCGCCGCGCCGCCGGGAACCGACAGCGTCGCGAGGCAGTGCTGCAGGAGCTGCGGCGGGCGGCCGAGCTCAGTCTGCAGCTGGATGCGGCAGCCCTGACCGGGGAGGCCCTGGTGCAGGCACTGCGCCGCTGCAGCCAGGAACCGGAGCGGCTTCGGCAGCAGTCGGCACTCGAGCAGCAGCGGCTGACCGAGCTTGAGGAGCGGCTGGAGGCCGGCACCAGGCAGCAGCAGCGCGACACTGCCGAGCTGGATGCAGCCCGCTCGGCCCTGCAGCAGCTGCTGCAGGGTTACCGCTGCGAGAGTGTACAGGATCTGAGCCGTCGCGAGGCCGAGCGGCATCAGCTCGAGGAGCGGATCGCGGAAGAGGATCGCCGCCTGGCAGAGTCCATGCGGCAGCTGGACCTGCACGACCCGCAGCTGCTGCACAGCGAGCTTTCCCGCCGGGTCAATCAGCTCGACGAGCAGATCCTGCTGGATACACCGAGCGAGGCCGGGATACGCGCCGCCCGTCAGCGGCTGCAGGAGCTGCAGGCACAGCTGCGTCAATCAGAGGAGGAGCTGGCCCGCTGCCGGGTGGATCATCAGGGGTACCGGACCGCCTACGACAGCCGGTTCGGGAGCCTGCCGCAGGAGTTTCTGCAGGTAGAGCGTGAGCTGGACCGGGTGCGCGCTCAGCAGCAGGAGATCGAGCTGAACCGGCAGGCCGCCGAGACAGCAGCAGAGATTGTCGCCGAGCTGCAGGCCGATGCAAGCGAGCAGCTGGTGCAGCTGGGACGCCAGGTTGCGGCCTGGTTTGGCGACATTGTCCAGATAGACCGGGGGATACGCTTTACGGCCTTCGATGATGCCGGGGTGGCGGTAGAGGATGCCGGCGGCACCAGCCGTCCGCTGGAACAGCTGTCCAGCGGCACCAGGGACGCCTTTTATCTGGCCGCCCGCCTGGCACTTATCGCCGAGTCGCACCTCGAGCCGGGGCTGGTGGTGCTGGATGACCCCTGTGTCACCATGGACCCCGAACGCACCCGGCAGGCCATGCAGCTGCTGGCCCGGTTTCTTGCCGATACCGATCACCAGGTGGTGTTTCTGAGCAAGGATCCGGAGACCGCCGGTTACGTGCGCGCGGCACTGCCGAAACAGCTGCTGAACAACGGCTACCGGGAACACCAGCTGCAGCGATAG
- a CDS encoding DUF2225 domain-containing protein has product MSNKSANDSVSYFTKELTDCPVCHGEFRREELRTGRGRLIAGKLSPELRRYYEPSRKYGEVNPLIYPVIVCPHCLYAVMPRDFDSVSSQTAEELEDAREERRKQVQTLFKDLDYHAPRRLEEGLASYLLAMICYEFFPGDASPVIKQAVSALRAAWLSEDLHRKKPDQNYDYLRLIMYRKACFLYRHAIELEQSGSQGIGGLKHLGPDLDKDYGYDGALYMMGLLEFRYGPTGDAAHRLDALQHAKRTVARIFGMGKASKNKPTAILDNAREVYEEINQEIATLEAAAAHKES; this is encoded by the coding sequence ATGAGCAATAAATCAGCTAACGACTCGGTTTCGTATTTTACGAAGGAACTCACTGACTGTCCGGTGTGCCATGGCGAATTCCGTCGCGAGGAGCTGCGAACCGGCCGCGGCCGCCTGATTGCCGGCAAGCTCTCTCCCGAGCTGCGGCGCTACTACGAACCCTCCCGGAAGTATGGCGAGGTGAATCCCCTGATATATCCGGTGATCGTGTGTCCGCACTGTCTGTATGCGGTAATGCCGCGTGATTTTGACTCGGTGTCCAGCCAGACAGCCGAAGAGCTTGAGGATGCCCGGGAAGAACGTCGTAAACAGGTGCAAACCCTGTTCAAGGATCTGGATTATCATGCCCCGCGCCGGCTGGAAGAGGGCTTGGCCTCCTATCTGCTGGCCATGATCTGCTACGAGTTTTTTCCGGGCGATGCCAGCCCGGTAATAAAGCAGGCGGTATCGGCATTGCGAGCCGCCTGGCTGTCCGAGGATCTGCACAGGAAGAAGCCCGACCAGAACTACGACTACCTGAGGCTGATAATGTACCGTAAGGCCTGCTTTCTGTACCGGCATGCCATCGAGCTGGAGCAAAGCGGATCCCAGGGAATCGGGGGGCTCAAACACCTGGGGCCGGATCTGGACAAGGACTACGGCTATGACGGGGCACTGTACATGATGGGATTGCTGGAGTTCCGCTACGGCCCGACCGGGGATGCCGCCCATCGGCTGGATGCACTGCAGCATGCCAAGCGCACGGTTGCCCGGATATTCGGTATGGGCAAAGCGAGTAAAAACAAACCGACAGCTATTCTGGATAACGCGCGCGAGGTCTATGAAGAGATCAATCAGGAGATCGCCACACTGGAAGCTGCCGCTGCGCACAAGGAATCCTGA